From Terriglobales bacterium, one genomic window encodes:
- a CDS encoding site-specific integrase, whose translation ANSCLRDLTTLEIQRYFSGTTLSTLGQESKDKIRDVLSSILRSAVGYGLLVKNPVEGVRLPISKRGKRKAKPHITPEQFEQLVNQIPEPYSTMVYVAVYSGLRVSELIGLRWEDVHADSITVDERYCRGDWGEPKSDCSNATIGVDRSVIERIERLKSLTVIVRAGRAKRRYKAVKSARPNDLVFQSVKDAKPMRDNNVLVRFIKPAARKLGIEFVNWRSLRTSYATWLIEAGANPKDVQGQMRHSRIATTMDIYAQFVPESQQRAISKMSAMVKQRLAAKHATEAASPMPNGSQLVQ comes from the coding sequence CGCGAACTCGTGCTTGCGTGATCTGACCACGCTCGAAATTCAGCGGTACTTCTCCGGCACAACTCTCTCAACACTCGGCCAAGAATCGAAGGACAAAATCCGCGATGTTCTGTCGAGCATTCTGCGCTCCGCAGTGGGATACGGTTTGTTGGTGAAGAATCCGGTGGAAGGAGTGAGGCTGCCAATTAGCAAGAGAGGAAAGCGCAAAGCGAAACCACACATCACACCAGAGCAGTTTGAGCAGCTCGTGAACCAAATCCCAGAACCGTACTCCACGATGGTGTACGTGGCGGTTTATTCCGGATTGCGCGTGAGCGAGTTGATCGGATTGCGATGGGAAGATGTCCACGCCGATTCCATCACGGTTGATGAGCGCTACTGCCGTGGCGATTGGGGAGAACCCAAGAGCGACTGCAGCAACGCCACAATTGGAGTGGATCGGTCGGTGATCGAACGCATTGAGCGATTGAAATCTTTGACTGTGATCGTGAGAGCAGGACGGGCAAAGCGGCGTTATAAAGCTGTGAAGTCCGCCCGCCCGAATGATCTCGTTTTCCAGTCAGTCAAAGATGCGAAACCGATGCGCGATAACAACGTGCTGGTTCGGTTCATTAAACCCGCTGCGCGAAAGCTTGGCATCGAGTTTGTGAACTGGCGGTCTCTGCGCACGTCTTACGCAACTTGGCTGATCGAGGCCGGTGCGAATCCCAAAGATGTACAAGGCCAGATGCGGCACTCGCGCATTGCGACGACGATGGACATCTACGCACAATTTGTTCCTGAGTCGCAGCAGCGCGCAATCAGCAAAATGAGTGCGATGGTTAAGCAGCGGTTGGCGGCTAAACACGCCACCGAAGCAGCCTCGCCAATGCCTAATGGATCGCAGTTGGTGCAGTGA
- a CDS encoding tetratricopeptide repeat protein yields the protein MSAPTRHTGGMLGRYRLLEQIGAGGMGIVYRAHDERLGRDVAIKLLAPGSIRSIVARHRVRNEAIALSRLSHPNIETIFEFDSQDDCDFLVVELIEGVSLDELLSRGPLPQTLAVSLTMQLLRGLAAAHEKGIIHRDLKPSNLRLTHESFLKILDFGIADLGDEKSKQAHELTTETHSTILTGTLAYMSPEQLRGTQPDARSDIYGAGLVLYQMCVGRPPYSETGALLIDAILNRPVPPPIKFNAEICQPLQEIILKALQKDPRQRYQSAREMLRDLEVLDDAVARRATRRLRRTVTAGIVVLVLGVLIGLENRRIVDWVDSRLHPVPANKYVAVMPFRGIDNDDPAFDKGLSATVAAKLMEATSAQQVQIVSPRELISEHVADVMDARKKLGVNLAIEGTLQQIENKTVIHLELVDAATRGLLRARDISVSRDRPFALQDEVVDRTVQMLEIEIHKNIGAEGHGTTNPEAFKAYTRATGFLHDESHPEDLDGAISQFQQALRLDPGYSEAYAGLGIAYIEKYRDTRDSRWMKQSEDTCQRALDLDPQRVEGTICLGTFFLRSGQNQQAASNFRVALDKDPTNDDAIFGLATAYERLEDRAQAEDAYKKEIQIRPNYEIGYMRLGTFYSHQGRYADAGAQFRRATELNSEDPRPWSRLGGAYFLSGEYDKAIAALQHAIAGRPTYEAYSNLGLAYLALRRFPDAIAAFQQAVSLGPSEIQPYGNLGRAYYYFPPTHSQAREPLQKALRLTQKDLTVNPNDADARLLAAEYYSMLKDDDKARQNLDIALRLRPSDPETLYFAAIVHSQMREYNEALKWLKQAIAKGYSTAEISRAVEFDELRHDPRFTRLLGSQPK from the coding sequence ATGTCAGCCCCCACACGCCATACCGGAGGAATGCTCGGGCGTTACCGTCTGCTCGAGCAGATCGGCGCAGGAGGAATGGGCATCGTCTATCGTGCGCATGACGAGCGCCTGGGACGCGACGTCGCCATTAAGCTGCTTGCACCCGGCAGCATTCGCAGCATCGTAGCGCGTCACCGGGTACGGAACGAGGCGATCGCGCTGTCTCGCCTGAGCCATCCCAATATCGAGACTATTTTCGAATTTGACTCGCAGGATGATTGCGATTTTCTCGTCGTTGAACTAATCGAAGGTGTTTCGCTCGATGAACTGCTGAGTCGCGGCCCTCTGCCGCAAACTCTAGCTGTTTCCCTCACCATGCAGCTTCTGCGTGGGCTGGCGGCTGCTCATGAAAAAGGAATCATTCATCGCGATCTAAAACCTTCGAATCTGCGCCTCACCCACGAGAGCTTCTTGAAAATTCTCGATTTCGGCATAGCAGATTTAGGCGACGAGAAGTCCAAGCAGGCGCACGAACTTACAACTGAGACGCACAGCACGATTCTGACCGGCACGCTAGCCTACATGTCGCCGGAGCAGCTTCGCGGCACACAGCCGGATGCGCGAAGCGACATCTACGGCGCAGGACTGGTTCTATATCAGATGTGCGTAGGCCGCCCACCTTATAGCGAGACCGGCGCGCTGTTAATCGACGCCATCCTCAATCGTCCTGTCCCACCGCCGATCAAGTTCAATGCCGAGATCTGCCAGCCTTTGCAGGAGATCATCCTCAAGGCGCTGCAGAAAGATCCGAGGCAGCGCTACCAATCCGCCCGGGAGATGTTGCGTGATCTCGAAGTCCTCGATGACGCAGTCGCGAGGCGAGCAACGCGCCGTCTTAGACGAACCGTCACCGCCGGGATCGTAGTGTTGGTTCTGGGCGTGCTAATCGGGCTTGAAAACCGCCGGATCGTCGATTGGGTAGATTCCAGACTGCACCCTGTTCCAGCGAATAAGTACGTAGCAGTGATGCCCTTCCGAGGCATTGATAACGACGATCCCGCGTTCGATAAGGGACTCAGTGCAACTGTCGCTGCGAAGTTGATGGAAGCCACGTCGGCACAGCAGGTTCAGATCGTCTCCCCGCGAGAATTGATTTCTGAGCATGTTGCCGACGTGATGGATGCGCGCAAGAAACTGGGAGTAAACCTGGCAATCGAAGGAACGTTACAGCAGATTGAAAATAAGACAGTCATTCACCTTGAGTTGGTCGATGCCGCCACCCGCGGGTTGCTACGAGCGCGCGACATTAGTGTAAGCAGAGATCGTCCTTTTGCTCTGCAGGACGAAGTCGTAGACAGAACCGTGCAGATGCTGGAGATCGAAATTCACAAGAACATCGGCGCGGAAGGACACGGCACCACCAATCCTGAAGCTTTCAAGGCATACACGCGGGCGACTGGGTTTCTCCACGACGAGAGCCATCCCGAAGATTTGGACGGCGCCATTTCGCAGTTTCAGCAGGCACTTCGGCTCGATCCAGGCTACTCCGAAGCGTATGCCGGATTGGGAATTGCGTACATCGAGAAGTACCGCGACACTCGCGACTCACGATGGATGAAGCAGAGTGAAGACACCTGTCAGCGCGCGCTCGATCTTGATCCCCAGCGCGTCGAGGGAACCATCTGCCTGGGAACATTCTTTCTTAGGAGCGGACAGAATCAGCAGGCCGCGTCGAATTTCCGAGTGGCACTGGACAAAGATCCCACCAATGACGACGCCATCTTTGGACTCGCCACCGCCTACGAACGCCTCGAGGATCGCGCGCAGGCCGAAGACGCATACAAGAAAGAAATCCAGATCAGGCCAAACTACGAAATCGGTTACATGCGCCTGGGGACGTTTTACAGTCATCAGGGCCGCTATGCCGACGCTGGCGCTCAGTTCAGACGCGCAACCGAACTGAATTCGGAGGATCCCCGACCGTGGTCCAGATTGGGCGGCGCGTATTTCCTATCGGGTGAATATGACAAGGCCATCGCGGCGCTGCAGCACGCGATCGCTGGCCGCCCAACTTACGAGGCTTATTCCAATTTGGGTCTGGCGTATCTGGCTCTGCGGCGATTTCCCGACGCGATTGCTGCCTTCCAGCAGGCGGTTAGTCTCGGACCAAGCGAAATCCAACCGTATGGCAATTTAGGACGCGCATATTACTACTTCCCTCCAACCCACTCGCAAGCACGCGAGCCATTGCAGAAAGCTCTTCGCCTGACCCAAAAAGACCTTACTGTCAATCCAAATGACGCTGATGCCCGACTCTTAGCAGCCGAGTACTATTCCATGCTGAAGGACGATGACAAAGCTCGCCAGAATCTCGACATTGCCCTTCGCCTCCGTCCCAGCGATCCTGAAACTCTATACTTCGCCGCTATTGTGCACAGCCAAATGAGGGAGTATAACGAGGCTCTCAAGTGGCTCAAGCAAGCGATTGCTAAGGGCTACTCGACGGCCGAAATCTCTCGCGCCGTCGAATTTGACGAACTCCGGCACGACCCCCGGTTTACCAGGCTCCTGGGCTCTCAACCAAAATGA